In the genome of Campylobacter concisus, one region contains:
- a CDS encoding fatty acid--CoA ligase, with protein MRYSYNNFYEILTKVAKENPNQVVLFEEKEKLKYRELKQNVDKVAAYLQLAGVKFGDKVAMAVTNSKEFIISYLAITAIGGIAVPMNTFLKANEFKYIINDCGAKVLFASSSLAKELIALNELEILRKIIWIGAIPKKLQSASKDEYIDTDEEYGESAYLTSTPQISKEDMSKGYENNGLVKNINFTETLNHKYALSITKYPVIDDLMHIIYTSGTTGKPKGAMISYKNIFSNLIGAHDRFIVKTSDRFIVFLPMFHSFTLTAMVLLPIFASASMVLVKSVFPFSNVLKQTLLKRVTVFLGIPAIYTAIGKAKIPWYFRWFNRIRLFVSGAAPLAKQTIDDFRVKFPRATLVEGYGLSECSPVVAANLYDKQKLLSVGPVLDGYEVKIVNDEMMELPVGQIGEIIIKGDCVMQGYYGMPSITDETIINGWLKTGDLGKVDEEGFIYIVDRKKDLIISKGINIYPREIEEVIYKLEAVEATAVIGVKDVHADEEVVAFIQVKEGMDLDEKTVREHLKKNLANFKIPKSIYFAEELPRNATGKVLKRVLKEQIEQMKDKF; from the coding sequence ATGCGATACTCTTATAATAATTTTTATGAAATTTTAACCAAAGTAGCAAAGGAAAATCCAAATCAAGTAGTTCTTTTTGAAGAAAAAGAGAAGCTAAAATATCGCGAATTAAAGCAAAATGTCGATAAAGTGGCAGCTTATTTGCAACTTGCTGGAGTAAAATTTGGTGATAAAGTAGCTATGGCGGTTACAAACTCGAAAGAATTTATCATCTCATACCTTGCGATAACTGCAATAGGCGGTATCGCAGTGCCTATGAATACTTTTTTAAAAGCAAACGAGTTTAAATATATCATAAATGATTGCGGTGCAAAGGTGCTTTTTGCGTCTAGCTCGCTTGCAAAAGAGTTAATCGCATTAAATGAGCTTGAAATTTTAAGAAAGATAATCTGGATCGGAGCAATACCAAAGAAGCTTCAAAGTGCTTCAAAAGATGAATATATAGACACTGACGAAGAGTATGGCGAGAGCGCGTATCTTACTTCAACACCTCAAATTTCAAAAGAGGATATGAGCAAGGGCTATGAAAATAATGGCCTTGTTAAAAATATAAATTTTACAGAAACTCTAAATCACAAATACGCTCTTAGTATCACAAAGTATCCGGTAATAGATGATTTAATGCATATAATTTACACTTCAGGCACTACTGGCAAGCCAAAAGGTGCGATGATAAGCTATAAAAATATCTTTTCAAATTTAATTGGAGCTCATGATCGTTTTATTGTTAAAACGAGTGATAGGTTTATTGTATTTTTGCCGATGTTTCATAGTTTTACGCTAACTGCAATGGTGTTGCTTCCGATATTTGCGAGCGCTTCGATGGTTCTTGTAAAGTCGGTATTCCCATTTTCAAATGTGTTAAAGCAAACTTTGCTAAAGCGTGTAACTGTATTTTTAGGAATCCCAGCCATCTATACAGCTATTGGTAAGGCAAAAATTCCTTGGTATTTTAGATGGTTTAACCGCATTAGATTATTTGTAAGTGGTGCAGCTCCGCTTGCAAAACAGACGATAGATGACTTTAGAGTGAAATTCCCACGTGCAACACTCGTCGAGGGATATGGCCTTAGCGAATGCTCGCCAGTCGTAGCTGCAAATTTATATGATAAACAAAAGCTTTTAAGTGTAGGGCCTGTGCTTGATGGCTATGAGGTAAAGATAGTAAATGATGAGATGATGGAGCTTCCAGTTGGCCAGATCGGTGAGATCATCATAAAGGGTGATTGCGTAATGCAAGGCTATTATGGTATGCCAAGCATCACTGATGAGACCATAATAAACGGCTGGTTAAAGACCGGAGATCTTGGAAAAGTCGATGAAGAGGGCTTTATCTATATCGTTGATCGTAAAAAAGATCTTATCATATCAAAGGGCATTAACATCTATCCGCGCGAGATCGAAGAGGTTATTTACAAACTTGAAGCAGTTGAAGCAACAGCGGTAATCGGCGTAAAAGACGTGCATGCAGATGAAGAGGTTGTGGCGTTTATTCAGGTAAAAGAGGGCATGGATCTTGATGAAAAGACAGTAAGAGAGCATTTAAAGAAAAATTTAGCGAATTTCAAGATACCAAAGAGTATCTATTTTGCCGAAGAGTTGCCTAGAAATGCTACTGGTAAGGTGCTAAAACGTGTATTAAAAGAACAAATAGAGCAGATGAAGGATAAATTTTAG
- the folE gene encoding GTP cyclohydrolase I FolE: protein MQESFENSVKNMLTIIGEDPNREGLIKTPERVFKAFKFLTSGYDEDPKEVLGDALFTSSNNEMVLMRNIEFYSLCEHHLLPIIGRVHVAYIPNGKVVGLSKIPRMVNIYARRLQIQEQMTEQIAKALEDVIAPKGVGVVVEARHMCVEMRGVQKINSTTTTSALRGCFIKNADTRREFFSLINSPRETHF, encoded by the coding sequence ATGCAAGAGAGTTTTGAAAATTCGGTTAAAAATATGCTAACGATTATAGGCGAGGATCCAAATAGAGAAGGCCTTATAAAGACGCCTGAGCGTGTCTTTAAAGCATTTAAATTTCTAACTAGCGGATATGATGAAGATCCAAAAGAGGTTCTTGGTGACGCACTTTTTACTAGCTCAAATAACGAAATGGTTCTGATGCGAAACATCGAGTTTTATAGCCTTTGCGAGCACCATTTGTTGCCTATTATCGGCCGCGTGCATGTAGCATACATCCCAAATGGCAAGGTCGTTGGCCTTAGTAAAATTCCACGTATGGTAAATATCTATGCAAGACGCCTACAAATTCAAGAGCAAATGACTGAGCAGATCGCGAAAGCACTTGAGGACGTAATCGCTCCAAAAGGCGTTGGAGTCGTCGTCGAGGCTAGACATATGTGCGTTGAGATGAGGGGTGTGCAAAAGATAAACTCAACCACTACGACCTCGGCTCTTAGGGGCTGCTTTATCAAAAACGCAGACACGAGGCGGGAGTTTTTCTCGCTTATAAATTCTCCTAGGGAAACGCATTTTTGA
- the fliI gene encoding flagellar protein export ATPase FliI, with translation MNLKLKEGVKLSNTFGIITKITATTIEITGLRPSIGDIVRIVAKDKSKNGLGMVTQIKTDGAYISPFGFVEGFRIGDFVYESDQGMNIPVGPNLLGRVVDPFMKPIDGKGAIDTTEYMPIMRAPIDAMKRGLINEPFSVGIKTIDGLLTCGKGQKLGIFAGSGVGKSTLMGMIVKNTLAPIKVVALIGERGREVPEFIEKNLGGDLEGTVIIVATSDDSSLMRKYGAFCAMSVAEYFKQQGNDVLFIMDSVTRFAMAQREIGLALGEPPTSKGYPPSSLTLLPQLMERAGKEEGKGSITAFFTVLVEGDDMSDPIADQSRSILDGHIVLSRELTDFGIYPPINIQNSASRVMGDVISKEHKLNAMKFKRLYSLLKENEVLLRIGAYQKGSDKELDLAISKKEFMENFLKQSSEETFALEEVEELLDKINQ, from the coding sequence ATAAATTTAAAGCTTAAAGAGGGTGTGAAACTCTCAAATACCTTTGGCATCATAACTAAAATCACAGCTACGACTATCGAGATCACTGGACTTCGTCCAAGCATTGGCGACATCGTGCGTATAGTTGCAAAAGATAAGAGCAAAAATGGTCTTGGCATGGTTACGCAAATAAAGACAGATGGCGCTTATATAAGCCCATTTGGCTTTGTAGAAGGTTTTAGGATAGGCGACTTTGTCTACGAGAGCGATCAAGGTATGAATATACCTGTGGGGCCAAATTTGCTAGGCCGAGTGGTCGATCCATTTATGAAACCCATTGATGGCAAAGGAGCGATCGATACGACCGAGTACATGCCGATCATGAGAGCGCCGATAGATGCAATGAAAAGGGGGCTCATAAATGAGCCATTTAGCGTTGGTATAAAGACGATAGATGGACTGCTTACTTGTGGTAAAGGACAAAAGCTGGGAATTTTTGCAGGCTCAGGTGTTGGCAAATCAACCCTCATGGGCATGATCGTAAAAAACACACTGGCACCAATAAAAGTAGTCGCACTAATAGGCGAGCGTGGTCGCGAGGTACCTGAATTTATAGAAAAAAACCTAGGTGGCGACCTGGAGGGCACCGTGATCATCGTAGCGACCAGTGATGACAGCTCGCTCATGCGAAAGTATGGCGCATTTTGTGCGATGAGCGTGGCTGAATACTTCAAACAACAAGGCAATGACGTGCTCTTCATCATGGATAGCGTCACACGTTTTGCGATGGCGCAGCGTGAGATCGGCCTTGCACTTGGCGAGCCACCGACCTCAAAAGGCTATCCGCCAAGTTCGCTCACACTCTTGCCTCAGCTAATGGAGCGTGCTGGTAAAGAGGAGGGCAAGGGCAGCATCACGGCATTTTTCACAGTGCTCGTCGAAGGCGATGACATGAGCGATCCGATAGCTGACCAAAGCCGCTCTATCCTAGACGGACACATCGTACTAAGCCGGGAGCTAACAGACTTTGGAATTTACCCACCCATCAATATCCAAAACTCGGCCTCTCGTGTCATGGGCGATGTGATCAGCAAAGAGCACAAGCTAAATGCGATGAAATTTAAGCGTCTTTACTCGCTTTTAAAAGAAAACGAGGTCTTGCTTCGTATCGGTGCTTATCAAAAGGGTAGCGACAAGGAGCTTGATCTTGCGATCTCAAAGAAAGAATTTATGGAAAATTTCTTGAAACAAAGCTCAGAAGAGACCTTTGCGCTCGAAGAGGTCGAAGAGCTGCTTGATAAGATCAATCAATAA
- a CDS encoding ATP-binding protein — translation MKYLLDFLNQDLKKSKIYELIKCGDEEGEILKYLSKAYVQGTANMSVFELLGAVFGTQNDKQLLYLKFIKNLLDSGWIVQNYSLFKIPESTQRASAQGLLSLLHSEISLSATFLKILEDGNADINLPELTPYEDHLEYLKDQFLKVELYSKAAIFGDGSSDAKKRINEQISELTKRINERVKLSKISLKIEQIFKENSLYEKEQIIFLALLKEEYAGDFENGRDLNTLVGLISKDELERIKNRTLLEDGSRLIEGALIDYDEVLNAYGNVSKSFFINEEILQSIMHPKNDKNSKKIKIESLVKEQEIFELIEPVTSLEDVVLNEKTKQLLSTILKQVDKKVLARLSSWGIKTRKNIDAKIIFYGEPGTGKTMSAVGLAKSLKKQILSFDCSKILSKYVGESEQNVRKIFDTYKEICKKSGSEPVLLLNEADQFLSTRVESSSGAEKMHNQMQNIFLEQIERFEGVLIATTNFLQSLDVAFSRRFDYKIEFKKPDFNGRLAIWRKILPENASFEDGFSVERLAEFNLSGAQIVLALKNTALKVAIKDDGIFTFEDFKTTIERELNSSFGEDKKMGFGS, via the coding sequence GTGAAATACTTGCTTGATTTTTTAAACCAGGACCTCAAAAAAAGCAAAATTTACGAGCTGATAAAGTGCGGCGATGAAGAGGGAGAAATTTTAAAATATCTAAGTAAGGCTTATGTGCAAGGAACAGCTAATATGAGCGTTTTTGAGCTACTTGGAGCAGTCTTTGGCACACAAAATGATAAGCAGCTTTTGTATCTAAAATTTATAAAAAATTTGCTTGATAGCGGTTGGATTGTACAAAATTATAGTCTTTTTAAAATACCTGAGAGCACGCAAAGGGCTTCAGCTCAAGGGCTTCTTTCGTTGCTTCATTCTGAAATTTCTCTATCAGCCACATTTTTAAAAATTCTTGAAGATGGCAACGCTGATATAAACCTACCAGAGCTTACGCCATATGAGGATCATTTGGAGTATTTAAAAGATCAGTTTTTAAAGGTGGAGCTTTACTCAAAGGCTGCTATTTTTGGCGATGGTTCAAGTGATGCAAAAAAGCGCATAAATGAACAAATTTCTGAGCTTACAAAACGCATAAATGAGCGCGTAAAACTAAGTAAGATCAGCCTAAAGATAGAGCAAATTTTTAAAGAAAACTCGCTCTATGAAAAAGAGCAGATCATATTTTTGGCCCTTTTAAAAGAGGAGTACGCGGGCGACTTTGAAAATGGTCGCGACCTAAACACACTAGTTGGGCTAATAAGCAAAGACGAGCTTGAGCGCATCAAAAATCGCACTCTTTTAGAGGATGGCTCAAGGCTCATAGAGGGCGCACTCATTGACTACGACGAGGTTTTAAATGCTTACGGCAACGTTAGCAAGAGCTTTTTTATAAACGAAGAAATTTTGCAAAGCATAATGCACCCAAAAAACGATAAAAATAGCAAAAAAATCAAGATCGAAAGCCTAGTAAAAGAGCAAGAAATTTTTGAGCTAATAGAGCCAGTAACGAGCCTAGAAGACGTCGTGCTAAACGAAAAGACAAAGCAGCTTTTAAGCACAATACTAAAGCAAGTCGATAAAAAAGTGCTTGCTAGACTTAGCAGCTGGGGCATAAAAACTAGGAAAAATATAGACGCCAAGATCATCTTTTACGGCGAGCCTGGCACTGGTAAGACTATGAGCGCCGTTGGGCTTGCAAAGAGCCTAAAGAAGCAAATTCTAAGCTTTGACTGCTCAAAAATTTTAAGCAAATATGTCGGCGAGAGCGAGCAAAATGTAAGGAAAATTTTTGATACTTACAAAGAAATTTGCAAAAAAAGTGGTAGTGAGCCAGTGCTCTTGCTAAACGAGGCCGATCAGTTTTTAAGCACAAGAGTAGAGAGCTCGAGCGGGGCTGAAAAGATGCATAATCAAATGCAAAATATCTTCTTAGAGCAGATCGAGCGTTTTGAAGGCGTGCTGATCGCCACGACAAATTTCTTGCAAAGCCTTGATGTGGCGTTTTCTAGAAGGTTTGATTATAAGATCGAGTTTAAAAAGCCTGATTTTAACGGCAGGCTTGCCATTTGGCGTAAAATTTTGCCTGAGAACGCGAGCTTTGAAGATGGCTTTAGCGTTGAAAGGCTGGCTGAGTTTAACCTAAGCGGCGCTCAGATCGTCCTTGCGCTAAAAAATACCGCACTAAAAGTTGCTATAAAAGATGATGGAATTTTTACCTTTGAGGACTTCAAAACGACGATAGAGCGCGAGCTAAACTCTAGCTTTGGCGAGGATAAAAAGATGGGATTTGGCTCTTAA